In the genome of Vicia villosa cultivar HV-30 ecotype Madison, WI linkage group LG7, Vvil1.0, whole genome shotgun sequence, one region contains:
- the LOC131616269 gene encoding transmembrane 9 superfamily member 7 — protein sequence MKEKMGCTTVSARSTTVFLTTLLILISSVHSFYLPGVAPRDFQTGDDLYVKVNKLSSTKTQLPYDYYYLKYCKPSKIVNSAENLGEVLRGDRIENSIYTFHMRKEQSCTVTCHQPLDAESAKNFKEKIDDEYRVNMVLDNLPVAVLRQRRDGSQSTTYEHGFRVGFKGNYQGSKEEKYFINNHLSFRVMYHKDPETGSARIVGFEVTPNSINHEYKEWNDKNPQVTTCNKDTKNLLQGSTVPQEVDTNKDIVFTYDVSFKESDIKWASRWDTYLLMNDDQIHWFSIINSLMIVLFLSGMVAMIMMRTLYRDIANYNQLETQEEAQEETGWKLVHGDVFRPPINSNLLCVYVGTGVQIFGMTLVTMIFALLGFLSPSNRGGLMTAMVLLWVFMGLFAGYSSARLYKMFKGTEWKRNTLKTAFMFPGILFAIFFVLNALIWGEQSSGAVPFGTMIALVCLWFGISVPLVFVGSYLGFKKPAIEDPVKTNKIPRQVPEQAWYMTPVFSILIGGILPFGAVFIELFFILTSIWLNQFYYIFGFLFIVFIILLITCAEITVVLCYFQLCSEDYNWWWRSYLTAGSSAVYLFLYSIFYFFTKLEITKLVSGILYFGYMIIVSYAFFVVTGTIGFYACFWFVRKIYSSVKID from the exons atgaAGGAGAAGATGGGATGCACCACCGTCTCCGCCCGTTCAACCACCGTATTCCTCACCACTCTCCTCATCCTCATCTCTTCCGTCCATTCCTTCTACCTTCCCGGCGTTGCTCCTCGCGATTTCCAAACC GGGGACGATCTCTATGTCAAAGTGAACAAATTGTCGTCCACAAAGACTCAGCTTCCTTATGATTACTATTACTTGAAGTATTGCAAACCTTCCAAGATTGTGAACAGTGCAGAAAATTTGGGAGAGGTTCTTCGAGGTGATCGCATTGAAAACTCAATATATACG tttcATATGAGGAAGGAACAGTCCTGTACTGTTACTTGCCATCAACCTTTGGATGCTGAATCTGCAaagaattttaaagaaaaaattgatgatgaatatCGAGTGAACAT GGTTTTGGATAACCTACCAGTTGCTGTTCTGAGACAAAGGAGGGATGGAAGTCAATCTACAACATATGAACACGGTTTTCGTGTTGGGTTCAAAGGAAACTATCAAGGG AGCAAGGAGGAGAAATATTTTATCAATAACCACTTGAGCTTTAGAGTCATGTATCACAAGGATCCTGAAACTGGTTCTGCTCGTATTGTTGGATTTGAGGTTACGCCAAACAG TATTAATCATGAATACAAGGAGTGGAATGACAAGAACCCACAGGTAACAACATGCAATAAAGATACCAAGAATTTGTTGCAAGGTAGTACTGTGCCACAAGAAGTTGATACGAACAAAGATATAGTATTCACATATGATGTTTCCTTTAAG GAAAGTGACATCAAATGGGCATCACGGTGGGACACATATCTTctaatgaatgatgatcaaatcCACTGGTTCTCCATCATTAACTCTCTGATGATTGTTCTTTTCCTTTCTGGAATGGTGGCAATGATCATGATGAGAACTCTTTACAGAGACATTGCCAATTACAACCAGCTAGAAACCCAAGAGGAGGCCCAAGAAGAAACAGGGTGGAAACTTGTTCATGGAGATGTTTTCAGGCCACCAATCAATTCAAATTTGCTTTGTGTTTATGTTGGTACTGGTGTTCAGATCTTTGGAATGACACTTGTGACAATGATATTTGCTTTGCTAGGGTTTTTGTCTCCATCTAATCGTGGAGGTCTCATGACTGCAATGGTTCTACTGTGGGTTTTTATGGGTTTATTTGCTGGCTACTCCTCAGCGCGTTTGTACAAGATGTTCAAGGGCACAGAGTGGAAGAGGAATACCTTAAAAACCGCATTTATGTTTCCGGGCATTCTTTTTGCCATCTTCTTTGTGCTGAACGCTTTGATCTGGGGGGAGCAGTCCTCTGGGGCAGTCCCCTTTGGAACAATGATTGCTCTAGTATGCTTATGGTTTGGTATATCGGTACCCTTGGTCTTTGTGGGCAGTTACCTGGGTTTTAAAAAGCCAGCAATTGAAGACCCTGTCAAGACTAATAAAATTCCTAGGCAGGTACCTGAGCAGGCATGGTACATGACTCCTGTCTTCTCAATTCTGATTGGTGGCATTCTTCCCTTTGGTGCAGTGTTTATCGAGCTCTTCTTTATCCTGACATCAATATGGCTGAACCAGTTCTACTACATCTTTGGCTTCCTtttcattgtcttcatcatcctaTTGATCACATGTGCAGAGATTACGGTCGTGCTTTGCTACTTCCAGTTGTGCAGTGAAGACTACAATTGGTGGTGGAGATCATACCTCACTGCCGGGTCATCAGCCGTTTACCTTTTCCTCTACTCAATTTTCTACTTCTTTACCAAATTGGAGATTACAAAGCTGGTCTCAGGCATCCTTTACTTTGGGTATATGATTATTGTTTCATATGCCTTTTTTGTTGTGACTGGAACCATTGGATTCTACGCATGCTTCTGGTTTGTCCGCAAGATCTACTCTTCCGTGAAGATTGATTGA
- the LOC131616268 gene encoding uncharacterized protein LOC131616268 isoform X2, with translation MNAFKAYKACVPIAYSPNLYITLVRGIPGTRKQHRRTLEALRLGKCNRTVMRWNTPTVRGMIQQVKRLVVVETEEMYKGRKQKEENHRALRPPLVINHQPAPAEGTL, from the exons ATGAATGCGTTCAAAGCATACAAGGCATGTGTCCCAATTGCTTATAGTCCCAATCTATACATTACTCTGGTGAGGGGTATTCCGGGGACCAGGAAGCAACACAGGCGCACTTTGGAAGCATTACGTTTGGGCAAATGCAACCGAACTGTCATGCGATGGAACACACCTACTGTTAGGGGAATGATCCAGCAG GTCAAGAGGTTAGTTGTTGTTGAGACAGAGGAGATGTACAAGGGCCGCAAACAGAAGGAGGAAAATCACCGAGCTCTTCGTCCTCCATTGGTCATAAACCATCAACCTGCTCCCGCTGAGGGTACCTTGTAA
- the LOC131616268 gene encoding uncharacterized protein LOC131616268 isoform X1, producing MLFRFQIEDMNAFKAYKACVPIAYSPNLYITLVRGIPGTRKQHRRTLEALRLGKCNRTVMRWNTPTVRGMIQQVKRLVVVETEEMYKGRKQKEENHRALRPPLVINHQPAPAEGTL from the exons ATGCTGTTCAGGTTTCAAATTGAAGACATGAATGCGTTCAAAGCATACAAGGCATGTGTCCCAATTGCTTATAGTCCCAATCTATACATTACTCTGGTGAGGGGTATTCCGGGGACCAGGAAGCAACACAGGCGCACTTTGGAAGCATTACGTTTGGGCAAATGCAACCGAACTGTCATGCGATGGAACACACCTACTGTTAGGGGAATGATCCAGCAG GTCAAGAGGTTAGTTGTTGTTGAGACAGAGGAGATGTACAAGGGCCGCAAACAGAAGGAGGAAAATCACCGAGCTCTTCGTCCTCCATTGGTCATAAACCATCAACCTGCTCCCGCTGAGGGTACCTTGTAA